In Platichthys flesus chromosome 6, fPlaFle2.1, whole genome shotgun sequence, the genomic stretch TGCTTATGAGATTACTCTTTTCCCAGGGTGACTGCAACCCCGTCCTCACGTgtgctcttttctctccccagCCTCCTCTCGGTTCACTTCCTCGTGCCATTCACTGTCATTGTGAAAATGCGCGTCTGACTCCACTGACTAAAACCCATTATCATAAATATGCCAATAAGTAACTTCACACAACGTGTCTTCCAAAAGCGAGCGCACTCTGTATGCAAAGCAGCGGCACACTGTTAAAGAAGCTGGCGCCAAGTGattatatttgtaatttaatttccTTGGACACGCAGAGATAAGAGAAGGGAGCGGCTACATTTGGCCGGGAATGAATAGGGTGACAAGAATGGGACTACGGCTTCATTGTCTGGACTGAGATGTCCGAGACGACACCACTTATGAAGAAGGGAAGCGGCTGGCAGATATGGCAGCACACAGCGGGGGTTTTCATAATTCGGCACTGAAAGACACAGACCTCTCTGCTGTCCCTCGTACCGACGTTGGTTCTGCACTCTCGACTCCAGTGGATGAATCTAAGTGCAGGACAATCAAGAAACTCTGCGAGCAACGTCTCTCccctctccgtctgtctccttCGCACTCGATGAAATGTAATCAGCCGGGTGGTCTGGGTGAGATGTCAGTCACAAAGAGCGACGGCTCATCGCAGATTCCACAGGCAAGAGGAACTGGGTCACAGGGAGAGAAGCAAGTGAAGGACACAAGGTGTACTCTCCCCATGTCCCCCCCTGTGCAcgtccccctcctcttctctctccctctgtctgagGTTGTGCAACTGCAGACATCAAATTTCCTGACTTGAGAGTGTCCACTTATACTGATGACAACGCCGCGGCGAGCACCatggaggaagatggaggaaaaagagTGCGGTGCAAAGTTCACCCAAAACATCTGACTCCGCACAGCATTCAGGAACAGTGTGAAAGTATTTTGTCGCATCGCTCTCCCTCTTATCTTTATGTGTGTCGCTCTCCCGCTGTATTTCCACAGTGTTTTCACTTTGTACCCAAAAGCATTAACGTGGTCAGGAAAGTTACAAATACTACTACAGTGAATAATGTtaaccacagagaaacaaagctgtgaaaaaaagatctctgtgtttgtttcataaTTCATCATGCTCCCACAGCGAGCCACATAAAACTTGATTTACGAAGTAGTCCTTTATTTAGTGGTACACATTCTGGCTCAAAACTTCTCTTCTCAAATATGCTCCACAATATTTATCTCACTTTGTCTCgcaaataaaagacaaacacatgcacatacatgcagaGAGCTcctaatatatttatttactcagatttcattacttaaatgaaaagcatttCGCCGGGTTTCACTGCAAGAGGTGAGGTGATAAATgtaacaccagcaccaccaaaaggtaaaaggaggaaacagcaggttttttctgtttgttctccTTTCATACTAAAAACCAACTTGCAGCTCTGAGCATCAGATTAAAGACGCTTCGCCTTGGCAGTCGGCTCGTTTTCTTATTTATCCTAATGAACACGGCCGCAGACACACAGGAGCgcggagaaacacacacttcacgGGGAGGGGCAACAAAGTGGCTGCGCAGCATAATTAGTAGGACATGGCTGCATAATTGGTCTCTAATTGATATGAAGAGCGCTGGTTTAGCCCAGGCTGTGTTGAACACATGGCGCCAGCCGCGGGCAGGAAACGCCGGCGGTCTCTTTGGTATCTCCGTGCCATCTTCTGATTGATGTCTCTGTAGCAAATGCCCTTCAACAATCAGCGCCCACCATCTCTCTGTGTCTATCAGGCCACCTGTCTATCGCCGCGTAGCATCTTCCACCATTCATCgttcattcccccccccccccccccctcccctttgtGCCTAAACAACTCCAAATCTCTCTATCGCCACGTTGACTCTGGGGTTGTCGTCCTCTGAAGGCTTTCGCGACCTCGTGGTGTGCGTCGCTCAGGAAGGGGAAAGAGCAGCGTTTGTGGTTTTGGGTggtggagagaaaagaaagcgggggggggggggggggggggttgtttatGAGAGACAGGCAGCCATAAAAGAGTGTTTGCTTTCCAGAGgcccagacagtggatgccagGGGAAATAAAAGCCACTTTAGACGGAAAGGAAATCAATTTTAAAAGTGCTATTATTTACAAAGGTTAGTGGGTTACCTGCGCTCTTAATTTAGCAAATGAGGTTTGAAGAGGTTCTGTTTAAAAATGAGAAACGCACGAGAGGTCCCCACACCGTGGATGGAGTGGATTTGAAGTTCTGATGGGGATGCTCTCCAGAACATTTGTGTTCATGGATCGCGTGCTGATGCAAGACGACCTTCAAGGACATTCTCCTCATTTATACACCAATTGAGCGCTACCCTCTTGGTTAattgaaaaagagacaaaaatccTCTGTGGATTTAATAACAAACTCATTACCAGGGCCCAACAGGGCGGAACTGCCTTTTAATTAGAGCAACACCTGATTAACGCCCAATTAACAGAGCCCGAGCCACTTAATTCTCCCCCACTTTGGCAGGTTGAGAACATAAACATAAGCAGTCCAGCGTCAGAGCGCTTCCTTTCCTCCTGGGAGCGTGTGAGAGAAAAAGTAAATAACGACTTTGGAGGCAATCTGTTGTCTGGTGGTCCACACGCTCTGCAGAGCTGGCAACTGAACACTGGAAATGCACGAGGCAAGCGTTTCGAAAAGGAGTCAGGTGACACGTGGAAGTTGTAGGACAAGTGTCCGGGCGGTGAACCATTTTCAGCCTCAACAACACACTGTCACAGAGTCAAGGATGTAAAAGTTTGAAAACGTTGATTTTCTGCAGCGGTGGAAGGATTTGTAGAGCAGTCAGATAGAGGACAGTACATTCAGGTCTCAATATGACTgcttattttattatataaaaaagtaGTTATAAACAGGTTACAAATGGTAACAAACACATTAGtacagtgcatctgtgtgtaGCACTTCCTCTatcatcactcacacacagtcgtCAGGGGCGATTTGGAAACTTCTGCATGAGGAATCGAGGACACTGGCATCGAACGGCCGACGTTCTGGTTAGTGAACAACCCGCTCCagctcctgagccacagctgcccgaCATTACCACAAATATTTATGACTCATGATCAGCTTCATAGAGGAAACAACAGAGGAGCACAATGTGAATTTTCTAATTCATAATGTCTCTTAACATCTCATATTAAAACCATTTTTagtaaaataattcaaaaagaAGGTGATCGTCCTCGGTTGAGTTTCACTGTCAGAAGTGTCACGTGGTCATCACAAGATGGAGCTGTTTTAACATTCATCGAGCACCTTGCAGCACCTACTTCCTTTTTCAGGTAAAGGAACAAGTTCAAAGAGGAAACCTGGATGTGTTCCCGGCCCAGAGGCAAAGCTGGACGACCGGCCTGTCTGAATTTCAAATCTTTGCAAAACACAGACCCAACACATCACCCTGACAGGGAGCAGCCCCCATCTGGCATTTGATCTCCCCGCCATTATTATTGGTCCTTAGTGTATTTTGAAAAAGTGCATCTTTAAAACCAGCAATGCAGAATTTACCACGGCGGCCAGCCCCTGCAAGACGCGTTCAGTCCCTCTGACTTTCAGGAGGCTGAGAATCTCAAATTCTCAAGACACAGTTGCTAACACAtctgtttggttgtgttgtttttgtgtagctCACACGTTCACAATCATATTCTCCGCCACATCCTTACAGCTGCATTGCATTCACGGTAGCCATGCACCACCTTTGGGATAATGTCTCTCTTGCGGTTTCCAGGCTGCTATACATTGCTATGAGAGCGTTTCGCAGCCCTGAGTTGAGTGGTTATCCGCCAAGACTCCACGGCCTTCTCCAGGTCCGGTAGGATGTCCGGCACTGTCGCTTGTTCCACGATAAAGATGGTCGCCTCCACGATCATCAGCAGGACCCAACCGAGAGCCCCGAGCCAATAGGAAGAGCCGAGGACCGAGACGTCTTGACGGATCTCTTCCCGGTGCTGATAAGTGAAAAGAGaccagctgaggaggaagaagaacccTGACGGAGGAGAAAAACGAGTTAAATCAAGTATCATTGTGAGGGAATAAAAAGTCATTAAGGTCAATTATTACATGCCCGGAGCTTTAGAAACGAGTTTATATGATAATGAACTGCAATTCCAAGGAAAGTAAAAAAGTCTCTTTAAAAACTGCTGCCTTGCAGGGTATGCAAATGAGTAGTACTTGGACAAATAATTTCCataggtgtgtgtttgacatggACTACACAATCCCAAAAGATATTTGGAGGTTAACTGGAGCTATTTTTACTACTTGACTTggaatttatatattatttaaaaggtgaaacataaaaacatgttgtgtaGCTCAGGGGAACAAATGTCTCAATTTATTCTGAGCGCTGCTGTTATACCTGTGGAGGCCatagtgagcagcagcagggtggtgGGGTAGAGCGCCTGTCCGGCCATGAGCAGAGAGCGGGTGTTGGAGTACGACCGCACCGTCCGAgttgtccagcagagggcaaacACCAGACACAGGACCCCAGTGCTCATGGCCATGAGGAAGGAGAGGACTCCGAATACTTGCTCTGCTTCCAGGGCTGGAGGAtgcaaaataacacacacatttattcacaGTAAATAAACTTCACTATAAAACTGGCAGAGCTACATTAAAGTTCTGCTAGTAAggatcagtgtgtagaattgagtgatatctagtggtggagttgcatgttgcagctttaatacccctcacctcaccctcctcttcccaacatgacagagaacctgtggcagacTTCAGTTGTCATTTAAACTCAAAAGATCTTTAGTTTGTCCCCTTTTGGTGACTATAGAAAACATGGAAGCCTCCATAGCGAGGATGTGAGGATAAAGTGTTTAGATATAAAAggtaaagacaacaaaaaattGTACGATTTAGACGAAACACactcgtgaaaacatcactaggattgttttatattcaatttctgccaatagatctcTTTCagctaaatcttacacactggaacTTTGAGAAGCGAACACGATGAAGTGATGACAAATGCTCCCACACAACATGGGTGTATCTACACCTGAAACCAGAGGAGTAAAATCAAGAGTTTGTGAACCTTCTCTACAAATACAGGAAGTTACCTCACACTGTGTTCCTTTCATTCTGAAAAAGAccatttgaataaaacaaatgactAAGCAAATATAGAAAATGTCATGTTGTTTAGTGATCATTACACTAATGTGTTACTCTAACATCCCATGACTTACATTAAACAGCTAACAGTTGAATTAATTGTCATTGTGATACATGTATTGTGATTTAATCTTTGCATTTCCTATGATGACTTCATGCTCATCTGTCAAAGAAGACCAACGATGTCTTCTTGGCTCAAGGGACGGCTGGTTTAAGAACATAATGGAAAactgtattttcattttatccttattgtaattattattgcAGTACCTTTGGTAAAACTAACAAAGTATTAGGAACGATTCAAGACAAAAAAATCGGAGCGGCGAGATAAAGTCATAATGTTAGGCTACGTGTTATTTTAGACGCTGGATATCTGTTGCCCGTGTTGAATTTAGAATGTGCAGCAGCTTGTTAGGAGAAAGACCCACAGAGATAGAGGAACTTGCTTTTtttctgtggaggaggaaatgtttgctGGATGTCACTGGTTACACCTGTGTGATATTTAAATGGGTTTCATGGTTTAACATGAAAATAATGAGATGGGTAATTAAGTTTTTTGTATCGAGAAGGAACGGAACTCCAGAACGTGTTTTTCTTGTTGGTTGTTTCattaatttttcttttcctctaaaTATCATGACTTTTTCCTCATTAAATTGTGACTTTATTCtggttaaattaatgtttttttctcattctcatACTTTGtaattcatccatccatcatttaTCCACTGCTTCCAGAGTTCTTTAATATCCTCCACTAAAAACTTGCAAGGATATCAGCTGTCTCCAGCCTTTACAGGGGGAGGATTAGCAGATCACTATACCTGTGAGGACACAGGGTTTAGATCACATTATATAAGATTGTCTGCATAAAAAATCCTGGTGGAAATAGAAACAAAGGGAAAGAGGGGAACCTAATTTCCAATGCCAAGAATTAAGATTTAGTTGAGAATTAAAGACCAGGTTTCAGCTGATTTCAGCACATCTGCTTACAGCCGAGTGTGAGATGCTCAGCAGATACAAGGAATGCACTTCACTGCAGGAGCAAGCACAAACACGTTCACTAACCAGTTCTTTCTCAAGCGCCTCCTGACCATGATCCCCACTTCAGGTGTGAAATAAGTGGCCCTAAGGCAGATCTCTAATGCAACCAGTGCCTTAtcttacacaacacaacatggcATGACCTATTTATGCTCATTGTTCATTCCGCCCTTTCAGGTACCCGTTTCTTCAAAATGTTATCAGTCAAATCTTGAACCTAACCCAGAGAGACAGGTTCAGACAAGCTACTGGTTATATTTGATGATAGTAAACGGGTGTAACGCAGCTAGTTGTGGCTCACCATTGAAGACAGTGCCCTGTTTAAGGCTGGTCTGGTCACTCCCAGTGTTGTTTGACTCTGTCCAGAGCCCCTGGTCCTTCAGCCAGTATGGTGTCCACACTGCATAGCTGACGCACAGGCAGCCCGCCAGCCCCACACAGGACTGAGCAAACCTGAAGCGACTGTTGGAATCTTCCAAGTCCAGAAACCTCATTTTTCTCCCAGCAGTGACGGACGAGAGAGGCTGGAATAAAACAATTGGAAATAGCTGAGTAACCACAGTGTCATGTTTCTGCATGGGAAAACTAACCCAGTTGCCTTGTTCATGTACCTCAGCTACATTACATCTATACAGAATAATAATGAAAGTCTTACCTTTCTTGCCAATGGTGGAACAAAG encodes the following:
- the si:ch211-256a21.4 gene encoding uncharacterized protein si:ch211-256a21.4, with translation MSHNVPGCLYSSVCTVVNSRSCSDHLVHRLHSFVPPLARKPLSSVTAGRKMRFLDLEDSNSRFRFAQSCVGLAGCLCVSYAVWTPYWLKDQGLWTESNNTGSDQTSLKQGTVFNALEAEQVFGVLSFLMAMSTGVLCLVFALCWTTRTVRSYSNTRSLLMAGQALYPTTLLLLTMASTGFFFLLSWSLFTYQHREEIRQDVSVLGSSYWLGALGWVLLMIVEATIFIVEQATVPDILPDLEKAVESWRITTQLRAAKRSHSNV